A genomic segment from Bacillus cereus G9842 encodes:
- a CDS encoding ABC transporter ATP-binding protein: MIKPVVDVKNIQKLYGKKGENQSHALKGVSFSIQEGEFVGIMGPSGSGKTTLLNVISTLDKATGGVVEIAGTDITRMKQGELSDFRSQKLGFIFQDFNLLENLSIYENIALPLSLQGVSSRNIGKKVEKVADMLGITAILQKYPSEVSGGQKQRSAAARALVHEPAIILGDEPTGALDSKNATSLLNAMTSLNKEQGVSIMMVTHDPYSASYCQRILFIQDGELYKEIHRGSTREEFYKEILDVLANLGTEKA; encoded by the coding sequence ATGATAAAGCCAGTTGTAGATGTAAAAAACATTCAAAAATTGTACGGTAAAAAAGGTGAGAATCAATCACATGCATTAAAAGGTGTATCATTCTCAATTCAAGAGGGGGAGTTTGTCGGTATTATGGGGCCTTCTGGTTCTGGTAAAACAACATTATTAAATGTAATTTCAACGTTAGATAAAGCGACAGGCGGCGTTGTTGAAATTGCAGGAACGGATATTACGAGGATGAAGCAGGGTGAACTTTCTGATTTTCGTTCACAAAAGTTAGGATTCATTTTCCAAGACTTTAACTTATTGGAGAATTTATCTATCTATGAAAATATCGCACTCCCACTTTCACTTCAAGGTGTTTCATCTCGTAATATTGGAAAGAAAGTAGAAAAAGTAGCTGATATGTTAGGCATTACAGCTATACTTCAAAAATATCCTTCTGAAGTATCTGGTGGACAAAAGCAACGTTCCGCAGCAGCACGTGCGTTAGTTCATGAACCAGCAATTATTTTGGGAGACGAGCCGACTGGAGCCCTAGATTCTAAAAATGCAACGAGTTTACTTAATGCCATGACAAGCTTAAATAAAGAGCAAGGTGTATCCATTATGATGGTTACGCATGATCCTTACAGCGCAAGTTACTGTCAACGTATTTTATTCATTCAAGATGGTGAGTTATATAAAGAAATTCATCGCGGTAGTACCCGTGAAGAATTCTATAAAGAAATTTTAGATGTGCTTGCAAACTTAGGCACAGAAAAAGCGTAA
- the bla gene encoding class A beta-lactamase: MIVLNKFFNILHYKKVVPVVFLSCATLIGCSDGNTQSELPKQTKQTKQTNQTKQETTGNDSFAKLEKEFDAKLGIYALDTDTNQIVTYQSDKRFAYASTHKALAVGVLLQKKSIEDLNQRVLYTREDLVNYNPITEKYVDRGMTLKELADASLRYSDNTAQNLILKQLGGPSEFKKSLREIGDTVTNPERFEPELNEVHPGDVHDTSTPKALATSLQAFALGDVLSTEKRDLLIDWMKRNTTGDNLIRAGVPGGWEVADKTGSGSYGTRNDIAIIWPPNKKPIVLAILSNHDKEDAKYDDKLIAEATKIALGVLKAKNK, translated from the coding sequence ATGATAGTCTTAAACAAGTTTTTTAACATTTTACATTACAAAAAGGTGGTACCTGTAGTATTCCTTTCATGTGCAACGCTTATAGGCTGTTCCGATGGCAATACTCAATCTGAATTACCTAAACAAACGAAACAAACAAAACAAACAAATCAAACCAAACAAGAAACTACCGGTAATGATTCTTTTGCTAAACTTGAAAAAGAATTTGATGCTAAACTCGGTATTTATGCATTGGACACTGATACGAATCAAATCGTTACGTATCAATCAGATAAACGGTTTGCATACGCATCTACCCACAAAGCTTTAGCTGTGGGAGTACTTTTACAAAAGAAATCAATAGAAGATCTAAATCAAAGAGTTTTGTATACTCGTGAAGATCTTGTTAATTACAATCCAATTACAGAAAAGTATGTTGATAGGGGTATGACTCTGAAAGAGCTTGCAGATGCTTCCCTTCGATATAGTGATAATACTGCGCAAAATCTTATTCTTAAACAATTAGGTGGACCTAGTGAATTCAAAAAATCACTGAGAGAAATAGGAGATACCGTTACAAATCCTGAACGTTTTGAACCAGAGTTAAACGAAGTGCATCCAGGAGACGTACATGATACTAGTACCCCAAAGGCATTAGCTACTAGTCTTCAGGCTTTTGCGCTAGGAGATGTACTTTCAACTGAGAAACGGGATTTATTAATAGATTGGATGAAAAGGAATACTACGGGAGACAACTTAATTCGTGCTGGAGTTCCAGGAGGATGGGAAGTAGCTGATAAGACGGGATCGGGATCTTATGGAACCAGAAATGATATCGCAATTATTTGGCCACCAAATAAAAAGCCAATTGTTCTTGCGATACTTTCTAATCATGATAAAGAGGATGCTAAATACGATGATAAGCTTATTGCAGAAGCAACCAAAATAGCGCTGGGTGTCTTAAAAGCTAAAAATAAATAA
- a CDS encoding FAD-binding oxidoreductase produces MLYDENISLTGRIVSPGEAQYDSARQAFNTFFNRFPFVIVFAQNTQDVVNAVRWSLHNNVPIRVRSGGHNYEGLSVLDGGIVIDVSEINQIKIDPTSKTVTVGAGCKNLHLAELLGKEGLAIPNGVCPKPAIAGIALGGGQGILSRPLGLLLDHVVEIEMVDANGCVLQVNDQEHPDLFWALRGGGGSFGICTSFRFRTQEIKTVGFVEVSWRHQDLKAVIQEWQKYTLPTSDKRFTPTLLLSSEKTAPVLMHGIFHGSVTDLQKLIQPLLKIGSPIKVDIKELSYLEAITLISNHQPTTPFPFKSVAPFMDSLLPEEGIATIQHFMSQSPPNSTVSIFFQGLGGTVSAVPEEATAYFYRKALMNMVLFSTWDKPEGAAQGIRWVEAFRHALIPFTKGVYVNTPDLSMKDWSDLYYGENFKRLTQVKAKYDPEDIFNFPQSIPPVYKK; encoded by the coding sequence ATGCTCTATGATGAAAATATAAGTTTAACAGGACGTATTGTATCGCCTGGTGAAGCGCAATATGATTCAGCACGTCAAGCGTTCAACACATTTTTTAATAGATTCCCTTTTGTTATTGTCTTTGCACAAAATACTCAAGACGTTGTGAATGCAGTACGATGGTCGTTACATAATAACGTACCTATCCGAGTACGTTCAGGAGGGCACAATTATGAAGGCTTGTCAGTTTTAGATGGTGGTATTGTAATTGATGTCAGTGAGATAAATCAAATAAAAATAGATCCAACATCAAAAACTGTTACAGTAGGAGCTGGTTGTAAAAATCTCCATCTAGCTGAGCTTCTTGGGAAAGAGGGATTAGCTATTCCTAATGGGGTCTGTCCTAAACCAGCTATCGCAGGAATAGCGCTAGGTGGTGGGCAAGGTATTCTTTCTCGACCATTAGGACTACTACTTGATCATGTCGTAGAAATAGAAATGGTTGATGCTAACGGCTGTGTATTGCAGGTTAATGATCAGGAGCATCCTGATCTATTTTGGGCTTTACGTGGTGGAGGCGGAAGTTTCGGTATTTGTACATCTTTTCGCTTTCGTACTCAGGAAATTAAGACTGTTGGTTTTGTTGAAGTTAGTTGGAGGCATCAAGATTTAAAAGCCGTTATACAGGAATGGCAAAAGTATACTCTACCTACTTCTGATAAACGCTTTACTCCTACATTATTATTGTCTTCAGAAAAGACAGCTCCTGTGTTGATGCATGGGATTTTTCATGGATCAGTTACAGACTTACAGAAATTGATACAACCACTTCTCAAAATTGGATCACCTATAAAGGTAGACATAAAAGAACTCTCTTATTTAGAAGCTATAACGTTAATATCCAATCATCAGCCTACAACTCCTTTTCCATTTAAAAGCGTAGCACCTTTTATGGATTCTTTATTACCTGAAGAAGGTATTGCTACGATTCAACATTTTATGAGTCAATCTCCACCTAATTCTACTGTTTCTATATTTTTTCAGGGCTTAGGGGGGACTGTTTCTGCAGTACCCGAGGAAGCAACTGCTTATTTTTATCGAAAAGCTCTAATGAATATGGTGTTATTTTCCACTTGGGACAAACCTGAGGGAGCTGCACAAGGGATTCGTTGGGTAGAAGCTTTTCGTCACGCGTTAATTCCTTTTACGAAAGGTGTCTATGTTAACACACCTGACCTCTCAATGAAAGATTGGTCGGATTTATATTATGGTGAAAACTTTAAACGATTGACTCAAGTGAAAGCTAAATACGATCCAGAAGATATTTTCAATTTTCCACAAAGCATTCCACCTGTTTATAAAAAATAG
- a CDS encoding DUF5412 domain-containing protein, translating to MLVIIIGFGYWKFFSLQGVPKGEFIRTVKSPDGKYLIKTYFHNAGSLSADAVRGELVNLDTDSEKNIYWNYPDTDPDIEWVNKNIVRIGDQTLDVSQKETYDWRDDDKHVKEMPKQFIR from the coding sequence ATGTTAGTAATTATAATTGGGTTTGGATATTGGAAATTTTTTAGTTTGCAAGGTGTTCCAAAAGGGGAATTCATTCGAACAGTGAAATCTCCAGATGGAAAATATCTCATCAAGACTTATTTTCATAATGCAGGATCATTAAGTGCGGATGCTGTTAGGGGTGAATTAGTTAACCTTGATACAGATTCAGAGAAAAATATATATTGGAACTATCCAGATACAGATCCAGATATTGAATGGGTAAATAAGAATATTGTTAGAATTGGAGATCAAACTTTAGATGTTTCACAGAAAGAAACCTATGATTGGCGTGATGACGATAAGCACGTTAAAGAAATGCCTAAACAGTTTATTAGATAA
- a CDS encoding FtsX-like permease family protein, translating to MLFKLSMSGLKSKLQDYIVLLVGLIVSISTFYMFQTLASNKTFLESNSSIRDIVAVFKIGSVLLAIITFFYILYANSFLSALRQKEFGMYMMLGAKKHKVTLLMFIETIILGATSLLIGITIGVGLAEGIGQLLMKQLEFAGEGYKAFYLPSIAITCVFFFALFVLSAIMNSIKLSRISVLQLVHADAQTERVAIKGKMTVVIAFLGILLLGIGYASLIYMSYANPLIALGLMAVGLISATVGTYLIFGSLLPVMINKLKSNKKRSEKGLNAFTFAQLNFRINSLTNVLATVAILVALGAGGIACGMAFKNNIINMTDQMRIYDSVIHNPTAEEKTILGGILFQEKFEYHYKVDDRYVYYLKEDVEKNRPFLQGMKIEKVSEEVPIGAFSIKWVKGEIDTKQWIQAFRTIQPNYMYPDYEIKIVEQNIYDGLKGKESTVFIGKTDDFGSYIKEWKKLDELQIAKYKNVKAEELDSKYQKYITSHDFSSGLMFMGFFVGVAFLAMMASCLMFKVLSGASKDVARYQMLRKIGVRRELLTKSIYKELFFIFLFPAIVGITHILVGMNMFGSLLIDPYFRIWLPLVIFVVIYSIYYLITVQLYKGIVLPKKD from the coding sequence ATGTTATTTAAGCTTTCTATGTCAGGCCTAAAAAGTAAGTTGCAAGATTACATTGTTTTACTTGTTGGTCTTATTGTCTCTATTTCAACTTTTTATATGTTTCAAACGCTAGCATCCAATAAAACGTTCCTTGAATCTAACTCTTCTATTAGGGATATTGTGGCTGTCTTTAAAATTGGTTCCGTTTTGTTAGCGATTATCACATTTTTCTATATTTTATATGCAAACTCTTTCTTATCAGCTCTTCGTCAAAAAGAATTTGGTATGTATATGATGTTAGGAGCAAAAAAGCATAAAGTTACCTTACTTATGTTCATTGAAACAATCATATTAGGTGCCACCTCTCTTTTGATTGGAATTACAATTGGTGTAGGACTTGCAGAAGGTATCGGTCAGCTATTAATGAAACAACTCGAGTTTGCTGGTGAAGGTTATAAAGCATTTTATCTGCCATCAATAGCTATTACTTGCGTCTTCTTCTTTGCACTATTTGTATTATCTGCAATTATGAATAGTATTAAATTATCGCGTATTTCTGTACTGCAACTTGTACATGCAGATGCACAAACAGAACGTGTTGCCATAAAAGGAAAAATGACAGTTGTAATTGCATTCCTTGGTATTCTTTTATTAGGTATTGGTTATGCATCACTGATCTATATGTCATATGCAAATCCGCTAATTGCTTTGGGATTAATGGCCGTCGGATTAATCTCAGCAACCGTTGGTACTTACCTTATATTTGGATCCCTTCTTCCAGTTATGATTAACAAGCTAAAGAGTAATAAAAAACGTAGTGAAAAAGGCCTCAATGCTTTTACTTTTGCACAATTAAATTTCCGCATTAATAGTCTAACAAATGTGCTTGCAACAGTAGCAATTTTAGTGGCTCTTGGTGCTGGTGGAATTGCTTGTGGTATGGCATTTAAAAACAACATTATAAACATGACAGATCAAATGCGAATTTACGATTCAGTCATTCATAATCCAACTGCGGAAGAAAAGACAATTTTGGGTGGTATCTTATTTCAAGAAAAATTTGAATACCATTACAAAGTTGATGATAGGTATGTTTATTATCTTAAAGAAGATGTAGAAAAAAATCGTCCTTTCTTGCAAGGTATGAAAATAGAGAAAGTTTCAGAGGAAGTACCAATTGGTGCATTTTCAATAAAATGGGTTAAAGGAGAGATCGACACAAAACAATGGATTCAGGCTTTCAGAACGATCCAGCCAAATTATATGTATCCTGATTATGAAATCAAAATTGTAGAACAAAACATATACGATGGGTTGAAGGGTAAAGAAAGTACTGTATTTATAGGGAAAACAGATGATTTTGGATCATACATAAAAGAATGGAAAAAACTTGATGAATTACAGATAGCAAAATATAAAAATGTGAAAGCGGAAGAATTGGATAGTAAGTATCAAAAATATATTACGAGTCATGATTTTTCCAGCGGACTAATGTTTATGGGCTTTTTCGTTGGAGTTGCATTTTTAGCAATGATGGCAAGTTGCTTAATGTTTAAAGTTCTGTCGGGAGCATCAAAAGATGTAGCACGTTATCAAATGCTTCGTAAAATTGGTGTTCGCCGAGAATTATTAACAAAATCAATCTATAAAGAGTTATTCTTCATATTCTTATTCCCAGCAATTGTGGGGATTACTCACATATTAGTTGGTATGAACATGTTTGGATCGCTTTTAATCGATCCGTACTTTCGTATTTGGTTACCACTTGTTATTTTTGTAGTAATTTACTCGATTTATTACTTGATTACAGTTCAATTATATAAAGGGATTGTACTCCCGAAAAAAGATTAA
- a CDS encoding helix-turn-helix transcriptional regulator, giving the protein MLDMVKYWFWYDWIMLGVRILVSVSIAITTLDFQDSLTLPLWIVIFWEVVAFSIPWVALLFNYKYYLFTEILLYGGLCIYLTSLFPEANVTFLISAFLIAANSKHLSYYWTAPTTVFITTGILYAVAPSNSYWILVTYYGLAYVMGFAFHLLIVNHKQNESIRKQNAVLEQYMSQIERITLAEERNRLSSELHDTVGHAYTSIIMGMETLRTELSTEMGIQRLDSLLEMGRKSIEDVRGYLHQMDSSCQSPSLIQSLQNLGAEFQEHAQVNVSFRTFGEEYQLSRQAKIAFIRCLQESLTNAVRHGQGTEIIVSLQFDEQYTRLEVQDNGKGNVEWQEGFGMNAMKERAMNLQGQLSVYTKPEEGMLVTCTIPRQTEIKDGLIRLLIVDDQPFVRESLRTLLDRYEDLNVVGLAEDGNEAIDLCGRLQPHVILMDLDMQHMDGVEATKKIKQQWPHIRVLIFTTFQDTEQALESLRNGADGFLLKSIETLELANTIRLIHKGGTLIDQGMSHKIFEKFDEQKETPQSKATAYELTAREIEILQLVAKGLRYTTIASRLYLSNGTVRNYASTAYTKLGVRNKEEAVQKALEIGIIE; this is encoded by the coding sequence TTGTTAGATATGGTTAAGTATTGGTTTTGGTACGATTGGATTATGTTAGGAGTCCGTATACTTGTTAGTGTCTCTATCGCCATAACCACATTAGATTTTCAGGATAGTTTAACATTGCCACTTTGGATTGTTATTTTTTGGGAGGTTGTTGCCTTCTCGATTCCATGGGTAGCCTTACTGTTCAATTACAAATATTACTTGTTCACAGAAATACTGCTATATGGTGGACTGTGTATATATTTAACCTCTTTATTTCCGGAAGCTAACGTTACATTTCTGATATCGGCTTTTCTAATTGCTGCGAATAGTAAGCATTTGTCCTATTATTGGACAGCTCCAACAACAGTTTTTATAACAACTGGAATTCTCTATGCGGTTGCGCCAAGTAATAGCTATTGGATTTTGGTTACCTACTATGGACTTGCTTATGTAATGGGCTTCGCTTTTCATTTATTAATCGTCAATCATAAACAAAATGAATCAATTCGTAAACAAAACGCGGTACTTGAGCAATATATGTCTCAGATTGAACGCATCACACTGGCGGAAGAACGGAACAGACTGTCGAGTGAGCTTCATGATACAGTTGGTCATGCTTATACTTCTATTATTATGGGGATGGAAACGTTGCGTACCGAACTTTCTACTGAAATGGGTATACAGAGGCTAGACTCTCTGCTTGAAATGGGACGGAAAAGTATCGAGGACGTGAGAGGTTACCTACATCAAATGGATTCTTCATGTCAATCGCCTTCCTTAATTCAATCTCTACAAAATCTTGGAGCCGAATTTCAGGAGCACGCTCAGGTAAATGTAAGTTTTAGGACATTCGGAGAGGAATATCAGCTGTCTCGGCAAGCGAAGATCGCATTCATTCGTTGCTTACAAGAGTCCCTTACGAATGCAGTACGTCATGGTCAGGGGACTGAAATTATAGTTTCATTGCAGTTTGACGAACAATATACGAGGTTAGAAGTTCAAGATAATGGAAAAGGAAATGTAGAATGGCAGGAAGGCTTTGGTATGAATGCGATGAAAGAACGGGCAATGAACTTGCAAGGTCAATTGTCTGTATATACAAAGCCAGAGGAAGGAATGCTTGTTACATGTACCATACCGCGACAAACTGAAATAAAAGATGGACTTATTCGTTTGTTAATTGTAGACGATCAACCATTTGTTCGGGAAAGTTTGAGGACACTACTCGATAGATATGAAGATTTAAATGTAGTCGGTTTAGCTGAGGATGGCAATGAAGCCATCGATTTGTGTGGGCGCCTTCAACCCCATGTTATACTTATGGATTTAGATATGCAGCACATGGATGGAGTCGAAGCAACCAAAAAAATCAAGCAACAATGGCCACATATCCGCGTATTGATTTTCACAACTTTTCAGGATACCGAACAGGCGTTGGAATCCCTTCGCAACGGTGCGGATGGTTTTTTACTCAAATCTATTGAAACATTGGAGCTAGCTAATACGATCCGACTTATTCACAAAGGTGGGACACTGATTGATCAGGGAATGTCTCACAAAATATTTGAGAAGTTTGATGAGCAAAAAGAGACACCACAATCAAAAGCAACCGCTTATGAGCTAACAGCTAGGGAGATAGAAATATTGCAGCTAGTGGCAAAGGGACTTCGATACACTACCATAGCATCAAGGTTATATTTATCGAATGGTACGGTCAGAAATTATGCTTCCACAGCTTATACAAAGCTAGGAGTCCGCAACAAAGAAGAAGCTGTTCAAAAGGCTCTAGAAATTGGAATTATTGAATAA
- a CDS encoding sensor domain-containing protein has translation MKSKFIQNGYFLLLTFVTGLFYFCFYLIALLFSFTLSFTVVGIPLIMRVLQTTTHFIQFERIQTKIYTDISTDSYDRNITMDTSNWAQVKLVLTDRCTWSAVYWLMQKFVIGIFSLISAIIFYVMPLMFLLAPLLYRYIDMNIIFIQIDTFAKSLFVMFMGIVFTAISIRIVEGLTQKIGGYTRSMIQQLNQ, from the coding sequence ATGAAATCAAAATTCATCCAGAATGGTTATTTTTTATTGCTAACTTTCGTTACAGGATTGTTTTATTTTTGTTTTTATCTAATAGCTCTGCTATTTAGTTTCACCCTTTCATTTACTGTTGTTGGGATTCCATTAATTATGCGCGTACTACAGACTACCACACACTTTATCCAATTCGAGCGCATACAGACGAAAATTTATACAGATATTTCAACAGACTCTTACGATAGAAATATAACAATGGATACATCGAACTGGGCTCAGGTGAAATTAGTGCTTACAGATCGTTGTACTTGGTCTGCTGTCTATTGGTTAATGCAGAAATTTGTGATTGGCATTTTCAGTCTTATTAGTGCAATCATTTTTTATGTAATGCCACTTATGTTCCTGTTGGCACCACTACTGTATCGATACATCGATATGAATATTATATTCATACAGATAGATACGTTTGCCAAGTCACTCTTTGTAATGTTTATGGGTATAGTATTTACCGCCATAAGTATTAGAATAGTAGAAGGTTTGACACAGAAAATTGGGGGCTATACACGTAGTATGATTCAGCAACTAAATCAATAG
- a CDS encoding sensor histidine kinase produces the protein MKNVSFRNKIIIKLLGAVAISFFISFGLTILILAYVIDPLFIKHEEFGMFEFNVAMLFLFAFAIFTFIILFLILVRKKIVYLKLISDNVNDIANGKLGLTIGIKGKDELTQLAKNINYMSKELENTFEQERRLERTKNELITNVSHDLRTPLTSIIGYLDLLKRGQYNNNTQLQEYLETTYSKSQRLKYLIDELFEYTRLSGIDAKLNLNEVDLSGLLEQIVGEYIPIFEKESLIVQKSITQEIIPIFIDAEKMVRVYENLFMNAIKYSMKPSQLFICLELMDNKAILKVSNKVERSPVSDPNKLFERFFRGDKARKNNQGNGLGLAISKRIVELHDGNIHAEYKDGWMSFIVEHPIK, from the coding sequence ATGAAGAATGTTAGTTTCAGAAATAAGATCATTATAAAACTTCTTGGTGCTGTTGCAATTAGTTTTTTTATTTCATTTGGTTTAACAATCCTCATTTTGGCATACGTCATAGATCCATTATTTATAAAACACGAAGAATTTGGTATGTTTGAATTCAATGTCGCAATGTTGTTCTTATTCGCGTTCGCAATCTTTACCTTTATTATACTTTTTTTGATATTGGTTCGAAAGAAAATAGTATATTTGAAGCTTATTTCTGATAACGTGAATGATATTGCCAATGGAAAACTAGGTCTAACAATTGGGATTAAGGGGAAGGACGAATTGACCCAACTTGCTAAAAATATCAACTATATGTCTAAGGAATTGGAAAATACATTTGAACAAGAAAGACGATTAGAACGTACAAAAAATGAGCTCATAACTAACGTATCTCATGACTTACGCACACCGTTGACATCTATTATTGGTTATTTAGATTTATTAAAAAGAGGGCAATACAACAATAACACACAATTACAGGAATACCTTGAAACCACTTATTCAAAGTCACAGAGACTGAAATATTTAATTGATGAGCTGTTTGAATATACTCGTTTATCAGGCATAGATGCTAAGTTAAATCTTAATGAAGTTGATTTATCAGGTCTGTTGGAGCAAATAGTTGGAGAATACATTCCTATATTTGAAAAGGAAAGTTTAATCGTTCAAAAATCAATTACACAAGAAATAATACCTATCTTCATAGATGCAGAAAAAATGGTACGTGTATATGAAAATCTGTTTATGAATGCGATAAAGTACAGCATGAAACCATCCCAATTATTCATATGTCTTGAATTAATGGATAACAAAGCAATTTTAAAAGTATCAAATAAAGTCGAGAGATCGCCTGTTAGCGATCCAAATAAATTGTTTGAAAGGTTTTTCAGGGGTGATAAGGCAAGAAAAAATAATCAAGGAAATGGGCTGGGACTTGCTATCTCAAAAAGAATTGTTGAACTTCATGATGGTAATATACATGCAGAATATAAAGATGGCTGGATGTCCTTTATTGTTGAACATCCAATCAAATAG
- a CDS encoding response regulator transcription factor, with protein sequence MESKILIVDDDKEIRNLISVYLENEGLKTQKAEDAIQALQLLEEKEFDLVILDIMMPNMDGIEACMKIREDRNMPIIMLSAKSEDIDKIQGLASGADDYLSKPFNPLELIARVKSQLRRFKKYNTSVEHNKSILEIGDLTVNTDTRQVWVRGKETRLTPKEFAILELLARNKGIVLSVAKIYEAVWKEVFYKSDNTIMVHITKIRDKIEEDSKHPIYIKTVWGIGYKI encoded by the coding sequence ATGGAGTCAAAAATTCTTATTGTTGATGATGATAAAGAGATTAGAAATCTTATCTCTGTATATCTAGAAAATGAAGGCCTAAAAACTCAAAAGGCAGAAGATGCTATACAAGCTTTACAACTGTTAGAAGAAAAGGAATTTGATTTGGTTATTTTAGATATTATGATGCCGAATATGGATGGCATTGAAGCATGTATGAAAATTAGGGAAGATCGCAATATGCCTATCATTATGCTATCTGCAAAATCTGAGGATATAGACAAAATTCAGGGCCTAGCCTCTGGTGCAGACGATTATTTATCAAAACCGTTTAACCCATTAGAATTAATCGCTAGAGTGAAATCCCAATTAAGAAGATTTAAAAAATACAATACGTCCGTAGAACATAATAAAAGCATTCTAGAAATTGGTGACTTAACCGTAAATACAGATACACGTCAAGTATGGGTAAGAGGAAAAGAAACAAGGTTAACTCCAAAAGAGTTTGCTATTCTCGAACTACTTGCCCGCAATAAAGGGATTGTCCTGAGTGTAGCAAAAATATATGAAGCAGTTTGGAAAGAGGTTTTTTATAAATCAGACAATACCATCATGGTGCATATTACAAAAATAAGAGACAAAATTGAAGAGGATTCTAAACATCCCATTTACATTAAAACTGTTTGGGGAATTGGGTATAAAATATGA